In the Plasmodium sp. gorilla clade G2 genome assembly, chromosome: 12 genome, AAGAACTCAATAAACTGTAACAAGactatatgtattttatcaACCATGGCTGATAAGTTTCTTAgattatttgtattactaTCAAATagatattcatatttaattttggaaagaataaaaaatattaaataaatataatttggaTTTAAGAATATTTGTATAGCATTTTGAATACAtgcattttttaatttttcatcttCTTGTTCAATTTGttgtatatattcatattcagtattattaatttttaaattaaaattttcttgTAAAATCataatttcttctttaatTAGTTTGAGTCCACATTGAGCATTCAATTGATCTTCATTTAATTCTTGTACATCTAAAGAAGCATTAGTATCAGCATATATTTCAATTaatttttgaatataatctaaatcaaaaaaatatcctGTCATAATATCtggatattttttattaagtcCACTTAACACAGAATGTTCGATTCTATTTTTTTCGTAATATTCAGATTGATCATATTCTTGCTggttatttattaaatcatatggattaatatattcatttggatatatattaatataatttatgagtacattttcattatcatatattaatacattgtGTGTATCACTAGTGGTAACgctattattatgaatataattattattctcTTCAGTTACATTTGACAGTTGATTAGTTTGATTCATATGGTttgatatataaacatttgcATCTatcacattattattattattattattattattattatcatattgtGATGAgttgatatatttttgaacTTCATTTTTACAATGATTTAacaagaataataataatatctgaTTAGATATAtaagatttattttttagataTACATGGTCAGATGTATGTAATTCtgaaaatattcttttaaatatagatataaccAAAGGATAAAAATTAACAGATGGATGTTTACATAAAAATTTGGCTCCTactaatgatatatttattaatttttttggtttAAAAATAGAATCATCAATAAgttcaaaattatttatattattagattGTTTATTTAACTGATAATTATGAACATTTAATAATTGTTGTCtttctaatattttatacaaaAAGATATCACTagaaaaattatgtatatttttaatagatTCAGATAATGtaataatcatattattatcaaataattcACATTgttgtaatataatatctgAACAATCAAATGGATTtctattaattaatttagtAAATTCAGATAGCATACTTTCCACCTTTGGATTATATctatcttttaatatatcagaagtgattcttttaataatttttcttaatttGCATTTAATTATTTCGAAATTTAAATAAGATAATGTAATAATAGAGTTTTTATGTTGATATACAAgtttaaataattctttattattaatattatcattattaactgatatgtttttattatttatcttaatattatttacatttttgttGTCACATTTGTCTTGGTCATCAACTGGATCTTTAACATTTATACTtgtaattaaattattattttgtatatatctattattactattattattattattattattattattattattattgttgtggtggtgatttattttatctgtCGAATTTATCttacattttatttcatatccTTTCacgttttttaatttattcaaGTTTTTTCTGCccttttgtaattttttaaaaaatttaaaatataatttatatctatCTGATGCAGGTAATAATTTGAGAATATTCcatatatcatcattaatacttttgttttcttcatcttgctcattatcatcattaataataacaaaaaagaaatattttataaatagttTTTCAAAGTTTGGATGtagttttttatttgaatcaTTTGAATTGATTATACTGTttgcataaaaaaaaagaatacgaagaattctttttaataatgatttatatataaatccaaAATAACCtaaatattgtaaaaatattaaaataaattgcATAAattcttctatatttttaatctttcttaaataacaattatttttttgattatcTAACAAGATGTTATTTATAACAACACTATCGTGATTCAAATTAGTcatgttaatattattgtcattattatgatcatcgtcacattttgatttttttctttttttttttttatcatatatttggttttctttttttatattatgatttacattttttttaatttttttattttttataatatcatcatcagaatataataaattattagatatatGTGAAGAAAATTCATAATTACTATTTTTTaatgattttataaaataattcatatttatagtttcattttttatattatatatatgattattcatcatattatttgtttttacaTTTATCAAATTTTCTTgctttacatttttatataaatatttttgctTCCTTGTTAATaaacttttaatttttttttttttgttttttattttcttttcatttttaaataatgattcaatatatttcttatttttcttGATAATTTGAATGGATTTATAGCTACACAGTTGTGACCCACacaaatttatattacaaaaaaagcATGGTGTTTTAAAAGTATTGTCATCACTATggttattatgatgatgatcattattattattatcatcactatgattattattattattattattattatcgtTTATGTCTTCTTTTTTGTGtgtatgaatattttttattctccTTTTAGAGTTCCATTTTTTTCGTTTCAATGATGAGtccttatttataatatctttaACATATTTCTTCTCAAagttcataataatataatagattAATTTTGAGAATGCagaatgtatataataatttaaatatggattacatttatatgtttccATGTGTTTAATTACAGTATGTATTAAACCCCATGCATTTAATTCtattaatgatgataaaaataaaaattttgaattcttgataaaaaataatctaGCCAATACTAATAGATAAGGATCACTTTCTAGAAAtacataattaaaaaaattaggatatgttttataatttgaatttatattttctattctGACTTTTAATTCTCTTTCtataaaacatttaataAAGTTATCAAATGTATTTGATTTATTGTGAATTAagtcatataaataatattcaattggatctttattatttaaacattggatatcatcatattttttttttaattcctcATCTTGTGTATTTAATAAGAAACTTATAAtatgatcatataaatataaaggatTAGATTCTTCCAGAATTTTTCTTGAATCTTTACaactatttaaaaatttatatttaggattattattttttacaaatgaatctttaaatgatgaagaaaatgtaatttgattatattctttttctgATGAATGATTAAAAGGGATATcattacaaatatttttgatatttttcacatttttgatatttttcacatttttcacactattaatattgttcatattatttgtattaattttattatttttattgttcatatttgtTGTAGTATTGGTTAGAGTCGATGAACCCTTTCTCTTTATTACTTCCTTGGATTGAGTTGTATATGTTATTaccttttcatatatattatgcaaGTCATTTATATCCATTGGCatgtaattataaaaaaaagaagagacTTTATCAGGATTTGAATTATCATATtctttgtaatatttttcatataattcttcaaacatattttttaataatatatcatttggaAGTAAATGTGAATAGAAAATTTcgaaatttaataaatcgtTAAGAATTAAAATAGAGCACAtcttaaaataattatgtgtaaaaaaattattttgtgtaaacataaaaataaaattattattagagTTACCATTCTGATTATTTGATGAGTCaacaatattatcattattgttactattattattattactattattattattactattattattattattattattattattattattacttgtGTGGTTAATAGTATTACCAGTACTCATATTACTCTCATTAAtcgtattattattattttcgtTCATTTGATTAGtcgtatttttattttcattttcttcattcttaacattcatattttttaatttgatcAAGTCCTccttatataattcatttacataattatttCTAATTTTTAATTCTAAGATAATTACATCAGTTATTATTTCCTTtgaatacataaaaaataatggcAGCAGTTGCTTTTCACTTTCaatattttgttcataaaaaaataaaagtatagaTAATATTCTTCTTGGACATAAATTATGTAAACCagatattaaaaagatatcattttttaaatttattaaatcattacaataataacaattcaGATGTCTTTtccataattttttcatttgaccataagaattataaatattttggaATTTATTTTGGAATTTATTTTGAAATTTATGTCCTGTTTGAGTTGCTTCTATTTTTGAggatttattattcttttgttTTACTTCTACATTTTGATCCCATTTAATTACTAATTCGTTtagaatttttttaaaatttttttttttttttttttttttttggttattatattgttttatttcattaGTATTCtttgtaaaaaatttttgtagaagaaaaataatcTTTCCATAtgcattaatattttcatttataagattatatatagaaatactATACATATTTTTGGTTTTTAATTTGGTTAtaagtttatataattctttattaaataaatttaatttatctatatttttacattctATAAATGTGGCTGCTTctttataagaaataatatttttatcttttaaaaatttgaTACAACAAACtataatatctttatatttgttatatttttcttttttttcttctttaatatGATCAATAATTTCTATTAGATAATGTAAACtgtttaaaataatttctttgaaaggaataattaaatatttttcttttaaaacatcatcattattattataaaaagaattgaCTTTATCATAATGTAGATGATttctattcatattattttcttgttcttcattatatgaagattttatatcatttaaattatatgtattatgattagatatatcatttttatttattgtagGATTATCGATAtggttattataattatttggaGTGTTCTCATCATTTGATATAAAATCCCCACACTTgtaattattactattaatattattactattattactattaatattattactattaatattattattattgttgttatagtgtggatgttttttttttaaaatatcttttAGATCCTTAAAAAATTGCTCATTTATAGAAAACAATTCGTTAAGAATAAAATCCATACCTTCCTCCACAGATATCATatcattaattatatataaaaagaaatcgaaataaaataaagaaaagattttttttattttataaaaataacttttatataagaataaattattttcatcaaaaGGACCTTGTAATAATTTATTGTTATTTCTTTGTAGACATTCAATATAagtctttttaaaaatattatcatgattactttttttttttaaagactctataaaataagaaaataaattttttaaatcgcATTGTTCTTTTAAAGgtatattacaaataaattcatttgaattaataaaattataattttcatctatcttaataaaatcattcatattataattataattataattatatatattatcaatatagTGATGTGAATTATCTTTATTCTTATCATTTGATATATCTAAAAAAAggtttttatcattttcacTCTTCcgtcttttatttatttcttccatattctcattattataattatcatgaCGTTTTCTTTTAAACAATTGTAAATTATCTAAACAATTTTGATTATtctcatcatttatatttacatttacatttatatgattattataattatttattatattatcatcatgctcatctatttttttttcttcttcttcattcttatttctatattcatattcacatctttcttttaaattatttttatattgatcATTTCTATAAAACAGTTCTTGactttcttttatttcttcaagAAGGTTGAAAAGTttctctttatatttttcttttatcagATTAAGATTATTTCCTACATTATCTTTATCACAATATATTGGTAGATCCACCTCATGATTAAAAAATTCTTTCACATCCTccattcaaaaaaaataaataaattgaaaCATATCaaaattgaatatatataaataaatatattatatatatatatatatatatatatatatatattatgtattatttaatttttttatcttatattcaaataagaaaaaataacaatatatttagGGCAAAtatctaatatataaaaagatgataagataaaaaattaaaaatatataaacaaaatatataatatatttatatgtttatatatttttatttttttaacctatttatatatatataataaatatacatacaaaaaagtacacaattatttatatttaaaataaataaaatataatattaagatgtataataaataacaataattataaatgtttttaattatatatatatatatatatatatatatatatatatttatatttatatattcaaaatattttccatataaatgaatatatttataaagataatattaattatttttcaatAAATCATTTATGATATTACTCTATGAATTTTTcgtttaaataaatttaataatatataaatatatattataagccATATagtattatgatatatttaaaaaaatattatatataatataattatatatatagtattcatttatatatatatatatattatatatatatttatatatatgtaataaaaaaatcacgtgaaaataagaaacatatattaatatataaatttaaattatatatgtaataaataataaaggcataaaaaaaataaaaattaaaccaacatataatatatatatatatatatatatatttttatttattgtttataATTAAGATCGCAAAAtgtttgaaatatattttattattttatatttaataaagtaTCACCTGTTACaatatatctataattaTGTGTGTtgaatatatgaatttataattttttgaatGAATAATTGTTTATAAGTttatttaacaaaaaaaataaaaataataaaaataaaaataaatgaataaataaataaatatatatatatatatatatatatatgtatatatataaggttGAAACCTGACGcaagttaaaaaaatattcaaaatgtggaaacatatatttttaaatatatatatattatatatatatatatatttttttttttttttttttttttttttttttttttttttttttttttatgatagtTTATTTTTAATCACCGTGTTTTTGTTTCCTCCATACCTTTGTTTGTATGTCAGGATTGAAAGGATATTTATGAAGAggaaaaagaatatttgtAAGTTCAATAAATTGATGAGGATATAATTGTTGTGGTCTTAGATTTATGAATTGTTGAGGTAATTGaggtatattatattgtaataatagATTTTTTAAActactttttaatttttttcttctctgTTGAAATGAGAATTTAAGAATTTgtttaagaaataataaattacaatttatattttgatgataggatttattatttttgaatattattttcataacaGCTGCTTGAACTTTAGGTGCTGGATAAAATGCTTTACTTGgtattttaaaaagtaaatatggatttgtatataaattaaataaaatacttagaattgaataatttttttgattagGTGTAGCTATAATTCTTTCTCCTACTTCATATTGTATGGTAACAATAGCttgttctatatatttatgaaaatctaataaacaaaataaaatttgtGATGTTATATAGAATGGAAGATTTCCAATGATAgttaattttgtttttttatttatagataattctttataatttatttgaagTACATCATCATGAATAAAATCAAATCCAGGCATCGTTCTACTAATTATAGATAATGCTCTACTATCGATTTCTACACctgtcatatttttatatttataaaataaatatttacttATTTGACCTAATCCACATCCTAATTCTATAATTCCATTTCCATCGTTTTTTAGGCTTTCAAAATTttctacatttatattttcttcttccttGAAATTATGATGATTATTGTATTCGTTTgtcttatttatttgttctgtggttatattatcaataaggttgttattatattgtgGTTCCTCCTTATAATATACAtcatgaatatttttttgatcatcaacatttttttgttcatcaacatttttttgttcatcaacatttttttgttcatcaatattttgtttattcaaTACATTATTGTCtatattcttcttttctTCCATTTCATCAGAGTGTTTTACATTtccacttttattatttttttttttttttttattatttttttttttcgtgttttttttgtcttcCTGTTTCCTTACTACCATCCTTTTCTTATTTTGAAAATGTTGATGATCGACATTCAATTCTATAGCACtaatcattttctttataatatttgtatcttttaaataattttgtcCTAAGCTTCTTTTAGGTTTGAATTCTCTAGCCGGTAATTTGGTTTTTAAATAATCTTcgtctttttcattttgttttatgggaaatatatttatgccTTCAAAGGTTCGACTAATCAGCTGATTCTTATCATCAAAGGATTGGATATTATACCCCTTGTCATTacaatcatttttatttatattgttgtcatttatattattgttgaCCACTCCATTATTTTTGACcacttcattttttttgatcacttcattatttttgatcacttcattatttttgaccacttcattatttttaaccacttcattttttttgacCACTTCATTATTTTTGTCTTCCTCTATTTGTGCTGTATTAATCCCTTGAACGTTCAACTCACtcttaatattaaattcattatttcttttccttttctttttttcattataactAGAACACACAAAGAATGTGACGATCCTTCTTTTGTTGTATGAGAAAACTACAtcgtttatataataatgattaatTATTTGGGGGTACAactttacattttttttatatgttattcCTTTTGATAAAACATAATTTGTTTTAAGAAGAGTAACCACAAGGAAACAAAATAAAGCGCATGATAATTTAATTGAACAATAATACAttcatgttttttttatataaacataaatataaaaatatatatatatataatatatatatatataatatatttataaaggcttataataatatgaaactATTAAGATTAAGAGGTTATACccaatacataaaaaaaaaatatacatatatatatatattatatatatattatatttatatttttttttttttttattttattttaaaaataaattaattaaaatgtaCTTAtgaggaaaaaatatatatctcttttattttttattttttttttttttttacacttACAagtatatcaaaataataggaatatataataattacataaattaatatatatataataaatatatttattaattgttCAACAGGtaggaataataatatatacatatatatatatatatatatatatatatatatatttatttatttatataaggtttatttttttttttccattttatatttttagaacctcactaaattttttttattttatttttattataatataaaattaaaaaatacatgACATTTTGATGACAtctatttatttgttatgcataaaaataaataaatattaagatctatatatatttatttataattttttaaaaatatgcttatataatttatagattaaaaaaaagaaaaatatcaaataaataaataaatatatatatatatatatatatatatatatttataattttatgatgtttgcttttttttttttttttttttgttatgttaaaatagtataaataaataataatatttaaaaaaatatttcttatatataatattttttattcattttaatgTGATTGATtgattgtttatttttaattaatttttattgtgataaaaaaaaaaaaaaaaaaacatgaaAGAGAGAAATATTTTACAAGGAGTGACACCAGAACCATTATCAGTTTTAGATTATGTTgataatatgtttaataagaaaaagaaagataaGGAATTAAAAAAGAGTTCATTAGATGAATGGGgtcatatgaaaaaaatggaaaagactgaagaaataaaattacaATGGGCATTATTACAAcatgaaaatttatatactgtcaatgaatataataaattaaaaaaagatgaaaagaTGCCTGATTTTTTTCAAGTTGCTACTATTGTTAATAATagtgataaaataaaagtggGAGGAGGAAAAGAATCTCAATCTTTACATACATCTAATAGAAGAAAGAAGAAAACTTTATCAGCACTACAAATGTTAGAAAGAAATGATGATCTTAAACAGTggtgtataaataaatatacaaaaatacaaaagcaaaaaaatattggTGGGAAATCTTTTGTAAGGAAACAAAAGAAACAATTATTGAAAATCAAAAATGGGAAATGAAAATggaacaataaaataaaaatataaatatgtatatatatatatatatatatatatatatatatatatatatatatatttatttatttatatatctttgtttttttttttatgtaaatgtttaagaaatatatgaatgtCATCTTTTTAGCGAATTAATTAAAgcacaaacatatatataatatatatgtatatatttatttgttttattttttttgtatatgttttataatatccATATGCCTAAACATTTGAACAACACATAAACTTTCAAATTAAtatctaaaaaataaatcaatttatatttatatttatatttatatattagttgttatgtttattattacatgggaatattttcttttctatgatacaaaaaaaaaaaaaaaaaaaaaaaaaaaatatatatatatatatatatatatatataaataaataaattcatatatacatatatttatttatatatatatatccatatatatatttttttttataattcgtAGAGGTCGAGACCTAGCGCGTGACACAGTAATAAGAATGTGTGAATTACTTCACGTGTGTGAATCCTCTTATATAGAAACGAATTATTCATGACATTAATTATAGTGACCCTCTtgtctatatataaatataattctgATAATGTAGGgaaatatgttttatattgatctatatttttgaatatgttatataaatatttaaataacatATGATTATGTAAAGcatattgtaatatataatgatcaatataatatttaatatgtctATATGTAGGTTCTAACTTATTTGaatcttttaataaattatttattgttCCAAAAAAATTAGTAGATCTATCATAATTTTGAATACCGTGTGATATGTGctttgatatatattcatcGTTTGGATGTAGGTTaccaatatttttttcaaaattaattttatttgctAATCCTTGtaattgtttttgttttagATCTAATTgtgctttattttttttataaaagtgTAAAAATAGATAATCTATTATGTGatctatatgtatatatgtatcattcCAATTCATgtgtattaaataattatatggtagtttttttaatatatgtcttaaaataaattttgttatttCTAATGTTAAATATTTGACgttaaatatatctatttgaatattttgtTCATCTAATGGTTTTTCTACTAATggtatatattgttttataaaaatgctTAATATATCACTATTTATATTGATTCCATGTATAAAATCtccatttttatctttacgatttacataattattatctaca is a window encoding:
- a CDS encoding THO complex subunit 2, putative, which produces MEDVKEFFNHEVDLPIYCDKDNVGNNLNLIKEKYKEKLFNLLEEIKESQELFYRNDQYKNNLKERCEYEYRNKNEEEEKKIDEHDDNIINNYNNHINVNVNINDENNQNCLDNLQLFKRKRHDNYNNENMEEINKRRKSENDKNLFLDISNDKNKDNSHHYIDNIYNYNYNYNMNDFIKIDENYNFINSNEFICNIPLKEQCDLKNLFSYFIESLKKKSNHDNIFKKTYIECLQRNNNKLLQGPFDENNLFLYKSYFYKIKKIFSLFYFDFFLYIINDMISVEEGMDFILNELFSINEQFFKDLKDILKKKHPHYNNNNNNINSNNINSNNSNNINSNNYKCGDFISNDENTPNNYNNHIDNPTINKNDISNHNTYNLNDIKSSYNEEQENNMNRNHLHYDKVNSFYNNNDDVLKEKYLIIPFKEIILNSLHYLIEIIDHIKEEKKEKYNKYKDIIVCCIKFLKDKNIISYKEAATFIECKNIDKLNLFNKELYKLITKLKTKNMYSISIYNLINENINAYGKIIFLLQKFFTKNTNEIKQYNNQKKKKKKKNFKKILNELVIKWDQNVEVKQKNNKSSKIEATQTGHKFQNKFQNKFQNIYNSYGQMKKLWKRHLNCYYCNDLINLKNDIFLISGLHNLCPRRILSILLFFYEQNIESEKQLLPLFFMYSKEIITDVIILELKIRNNYVNELYKEDLIKLKNMNVKNEENENKNTTNQMNENNNNTINESNMSTGNTINHTSNNNNNNNNNNNSNNNNSNNNNSNNNDNIVDSSNNQNGNSNNNFIFMFTQNNFFTHNYFKMCSILILNDLLNFEIFYSHLLPNDILLKNMFEELYEKYYKEYDNSNPDKVSSFFYNYMPMDINDLHNIYEKVITYTTQSKEVIKRKGSSTLTNTTTNMNNKNNKINTNNMNNINSVKNVKNIKNVKNIKNICNDIPFNHSSEKEYNQITFSSSFKDSFVKNNNPKYKFLNSCKDSRKILEESNPLYLYDHIISFLLNTQDEELKKKYDDIQCLNNKDPIEYYLYDLIHNKSNTFDNFIKCFIERELKVRIENINSNYKTYPNFFNYVFLESDPYLLVLARLFFIKNSKFLFLSSLIELNAWGLIHTVIKHMETYKCNPYLNYYIHSAFSKLIYYIIMNFEKKYVKDIINKDSSLKRKKWNSKRRIKNIHTHKKEDINDNNNNNNNNHSDDNNNNDHHHNNHSDDNTFKTPCFFCNINLCGSQLCSYKSIQIIKKNKKYIESLFKNEKKIKNKKKKIKSLLTRKQKYLYKNVKQENLINVKTNNMMNNHIYNIKNETINMNYFIKSLKNSNYEFSSHISNNLLYSDDDIIKNKKIKKNVNHNIKKENQIYDKKKKRKKSKCDDDHNNDNNINMTNLNHDSVVINNILLDNQKNNCYLRKIKNIEEFMQFILIFLQYLGYFGFIYKSLLKRILRILFFYANSIINSNDSNKKLHPNFEKLFIKYFFFVIINDDNEQDEENKSINDDIWNILKLLPASDRYKLYFKFFKKLQKGRKNLNKLKNVKGYEIKCKINSTDKINHHHNNNNNNNNNNNNNSNNRYIQNNNLITSINVKDPVDDQDKCDNKNVNNIKINNKNISVNNDNINNKELFKLVYQHKNSIITLSYLNFEIIKCKLRKIIKRITSDILKDRYNPKVESMLSEFTKLINRNPFDCSDIILQQCELFDNNMIITLSESIKNIHNFSSDIFLYKILERQQLLNVHNYQLNKQSNNINNFELIDDSIFKPKKLINISLVGAKFLCKHPSVNFYPLVISIFKRIFSELHTSDHVYLKNKSYISNQILLLFLLNHCKNEVQKYINSSQYDNNNNNNNNNNVIDANVYISNHMNQTNQLSNVTEENNNYIHNNSVTTSDTHNVLIYDNENVLINYINIYPNEYINPYDLINNQQEYDQSEYYEKNRIEHSVLSGLNKKYPDIMTGYFFDLDYIQKLIEIYADTNASLDVQELNEDQLNAQCGLKLIKEEIMILQENFNLKINNTEYEYIQQIEQEDEKLKNACIQNAIQIFLNPNYIYLIFFILSKIKYEYLFDSNTNNLRNLSAMVDKIHIVLLQFIEFLQTNIKPSLYFSYIPNILHIFQFFDISQSFHITRFAFPFFKQTNYKHNHNINQVNTKKEKQNENNNTSVMKKDMTSTTKEVQSDTSIKQEGNVNNLKETKQTNGDHIKSDNIKSDNILSESLLCDNPLSETLLCETPLCDTLKCESPISKINEETDDQIKKYDDPNFNHVNELLWKILLMPIVDKYLKEEELNGININFYLTYWRLSISDIYVPHKQYQKVLDKYENYIKKLEKYYEENKKNDEYKWIPKQIKKLNIKKNNLKNEYEYHINHTKQIKKYLEHIVEHWVDPQKVSLNTFVAFIKCLIAPRILNSEKDSLFCSKFMQILLELHTPLFNLCTLVYIFIKMLMPLINACTEKEALNIGIFFNDFFSYIYLLCEDIKYFQNVSNKNPCFSYTLNFQSKDTITHNNIIQKVIKWEKTILSLLFENNNFEKSWINSKSVVIFLFRFLNTFPYSYKIKNSIKTYLENLQNFANNQGWKDIVISINSLKTMMEKNRKSSVGEKKDLPVKSQEVKQSTSRTSVNNVNTDVNVTMNPFNNSTPVHIPSNPPFAPMPKNIYNPNVYPIVQNPINPPPKPYMKDNNYNNKVPPPQEPNNFIHTSTRNEIFINGNKDNKYKRRLQIFNNLRKNMNYYPNVQRKFIYMNNKYIRNNKSKFNNGNIIYGKNMNYAFQQNYRNANSYNTSSNNDISTKNNFSNIQNYMTNKNNTNFFKR
- a CDS encoding apicoplast dimethyladenosine synthase, putative is translated as MYYCSIKLSCALFCFLVVTLLKTNYVLSKGITYKKNVKLYPQIINHYYINDVVFSYNKRRIVTFFVCSSYNEKKKRKRNNEFNIKSELNVQGINTAQIEEDKNNEVVKKNEVVKNNEVVKNNEVIKNNEVIKKNEVVKNNGVVNNNINDNNINKNDCNDKGYNIQSFDDKNQLISRTFEGINIFPIKQNEKDEDYLKTKLPAREFKPKRSLGQNYLKDTNIIKKMISAIELNVDHQHFQNKKRMVVRKQEDKKNTKKKNNKKKKKNNKSGNVKHSDEMEEKKNIDNNVLNKQNIDEQKNVDEQKNVDEQKNVDDQKNIHDVYYKEEPQYNNNLIDNITTEQINKTNEYNNHHNFKEEENINVENFESLKNDGNGIIELGCGLGQISKYLFYKYKNMTGVEIDSRALSIISRTMPGFDFIHDDVLQINYKELSINKKTKLTIIGNLPFYITSQILFCLLDFHKYIEQAIVTIQYEVGERIIATPNQKNYSILSILFNLYTNPYLLFKIPSKAFYPAPKVQAAVMKIIFKNNKSYHQNINCNLLFLKQILKFSFQQRRKKLKSSLKNLLLQYNIPQLPQQFINLRPQQLYPHQFIELTNILFPLHKYPFNPDIQTKVWRKQKHGD
- a CDS encoding rRNA-processing protein, putative, translated to MKERNILQGVTPEPLSVLDYVDNMFNKKKKDKELKKSSLDEWGHMKKMEKTEEIKLQWALLQHENLYTVNEYNKLKKDEKMPDFFQVATIVNNSDKIKVGGGKESQSLHTSNRRKKKTLSALQMLERNDDLKQWCINKYTKIQKQKNIGGKSFVRKQKKQLLKIKNGK